The genomic stretch CAAGTAGAATGGAAGGTAAGTGTCCTGAGAATTAGAGTTATTATTGTTTTTGTACCTGCCAAGGCATTGTGAACTCCATGGTACTCCATTGTCCTCTTGCTCGAACTTCCATCATGCAAACCTTCACCAAGCATGGATTTCCTGGCTTGAAGGGCAGTTTTTCTCGATTGATCTAAGTTCTTATTAGCAGCTTTGGAATCTTCTGTGTCATCCTCTCCTTCTGAGAAGACTGATGGGCTAGCCCAGCCAGTCACATTTGCCTCTCCCTTGCTCTTACGAGCAAACTTTAAAAGCCTCTTCAATCCCTTGGGAGCATCTTTGTGATAGATCAGTGCAGGAGGGTTTTCGGCATTTCCCCACTcgatgatatctggttcattgttGTCTGCTTGAAGCATTTGGGATAATGAATGTCGGACACGTGGACTTGATAGGAGCGGTGGTTCAAGTGCGGTGGAGACAGAGACTTTGGACAGGCCAGTTTCATATGCAGCGGAAACTTCCTGATGTTCTACTTCCACCCATGCAGCTGAGGATATGCTTATATCCTCATCAGGTTGAATCTCAGCAACAGGAAGTTCTACAGAGTTCTTGAGCCCATCATCAACTTCTGCTAAACTTTGATCCATATTTTCTGTTTTTTCAAGATTTAAATCATTATCTAGTGAAGTAACTAAATTTGCATCAACATCATTTGCTTGTTGAGCAAGATCAACCTCCAATACCTTAGCAGTAGTTTCAATTGTCTCAGGAGCGGGCTCCTTTTCTTCAGCTTGACTAGTACTGTCACTTTTCTTTGATGAATTGTCAGACTGAGTAACTCTAGTCTTGTTTATCACAGGACCAACACCAGACCCAATCCCAGTACCTTTTTTCAAAAAGGGTTTGGCCTCCAAAGGAACAACACTACTCTTCTTTGTAACTTTATTGTAAAAACTTGGCTTTGCCGCTGCTGAACCTGAATCATCTCCAGAAGCTGATTGAGCTTTGGTTTTCACAGATTTGTTGGTATTTGTTGTCGTTTTCGGCTTCTTTTCTCCTTGGCTTTTTATAGTTGGCTTAGCATCAGTTTTGGCTTCTGGCTTACCTTTAGGTTGACGCAATGGCCTTTCGGTTTTGGGGCTAGGTGAAGTTGGAGAAGTAGACTGGAACTTCCGGCGGCTCAATGTGTTATTAGCAGAAGACACTCTGGGAGAACTTTTAGCTGGTTGGTTTCCGCTTGCCTTTTGCAATGGTCCTGATGACCATGAACCACGTGTAGTTGGCACTGGTGATGATTTCGGTGAAGCTTTTCTGGGTGCTGCTGTTTTTGAAACTTCATTCTTGTGTAACACCGGTGGAGACGAATTTCTTCGGGGACGCTGAGAATTGCTGGGTGAGTCAAGCTTTTTGATAGCAACTCCAGATTTTGAGGCAGCTTCTGCTTTGCTTGGTTTCAGGGTTTCCTGCAACACCTTAAGTTGTGCTTCCATCGACGAATGTTTCTTGACATTTCCTGCTCGAAGTTTCTCATCCCTTTTCTCCTTATACTGACTATAAAAACCACCTCTCTGCTCATTTGAGGTAGACAGAGATCCACTAGAACCAGATTTAGTGCCTCGGTATTTGCCAGTCCTGCTCTCCATCATCTTCATCAACATTTGATTAAGTTCCTCTTCTTTCTGCCTACTCCACTCAGCTGACATAGTCGCTTTATCATCCACTTCTTCAGCTTGGGATGTTACTAACTCAGCAGGACTATCCTTTGAAGGGGATATCATTATCTCCGTCTCTGATGATTCAGTGATCTGAGCAGTTTCAGATGCAGTTGCATTTAAATTGCCTGGAGAAATATTAGACTCAACCATCACATCAGTCGCTATATTGTCTCCTGCCTCAGGAACCAAATCGGCATGGTTATTCGGAGACACATCCTCAGAAGCATTTTCCTGAGAACAAGTCAGAGAATCACTCATACCAGAACTCCATCTCCTTAACACAACTTTGTTGGTACTCAGAGAGACTTCTCCTGAAGCCCTCCTCTTCTGAACATCCAAATTTTGATCTTTCTGTTTGCTTTCAAAGAGACTAATTGCCTCTTGGACGCTCATCCTTCTCACTGTATTCTCAGGCTTCTTCACTGGCTGATGTGCCTCTTCATCTCCGCTGTTATTATCATCAACATCCCTGTTTAATGTAATCCTTTCCCTGGCAGGATAGTAACTGAGACTCTTAATGGTCAGTGCGGTAGACCTGCGAGACCCAGACCTTCCTATTTGTATTCGTCGCATGGGAGAAGCAGACCTTCTAGGGGTCACAGATCTCATAATAGGTCGGCTTCTTTCAGTAATTGTCTGATCTTCATCACTAGACTCAGAAGAATCACCTTCTATCGAGCTCTGCCGCTCAGCTTGTGCAATTTTGGCTGGGGAGATGCCCACGTGAAGAGGTTTTGCTTTACCAGACTCTGGACTTGAGGGATGTATCTCTTCTGCAACAACCTCAGAGTCTTTCCTTGTATCATCCGAGATCATTTTTTCAACCGACAATTCAACCACTTGATCTTCTTGGATCAATGATAAGTACTTTGATAAAGGGTCCCTGAACTCAATAAACAAACAAGTCCTCAATTAAGTTGCAAATCAAACTAAAAACATGTTCGAAGTAACAAAGCCACTAATGATGCACGGAGAAAGTGGAACCAAAGTACAATGCAGTTTATGCTTCTTGAATATACTAGAACAGATATATTATAGATGCAAACATGAAATTATATAAAAACTTTAAGCCATCAGCTCTAGAAGGCTGTGGGTGTTAGATGAGACTGGCAAGAACTTGTGCGCCCAGATAAAACTCTGATGCATCTCTGGTATTTGATAGTAACGGATTGTTATATATCAGAAAATTCAAATTCAAACAGCATAAACAACCAAGAAAGCAAGAAGAATGGCCATTCCAGTACTCAGGgcttaagaaaaaggaaaaagacatTTTTATCTAGTTTTCTCGGGAACAAAGACAAGCAAATCAGAGAACATCAGCAGCAGAAGAGAAGAAATGTCCCAGCCTACTTCATTTTCTGTCATTTCTCCTGGTGCTGAAAATTTTCTTCCTTGTTTCTCCCATCTTGTTTACGTTCATTCTGCTTGttgctttctttccttctttttttcttttcctgctGATGATTTTCCATTGCTGCTACTGGTCTTTTCTAATTATCTTTCTGCTGCTGATGTTTTCTACCTGCTGCCGCTGGTTTTCTTATTCCCTTTTTTTCTTTATGCTGCAGATTTCCTTGACGCTGCAGGTGTCTTTTCTGCTGCTTCTCTTCCCCTTCTACTTTTTACTGTCatcccttttcttcttccttctgtaTATTATTCACTTCTTTTTTCTAAACAgtaattatgaatttttttttatccaaagtaaTTATGAATGTTGAATTTAGCAGTTTCCTGTTCTATTCTGTTTCACCTTTCCTTTTTTGCTTCAAGCAAATGCTGTTTTCTAAACTTATTATGCTTTTACTGCAGTTTGTTCCCTTAGAAACTAATTGACTGTCCTCCCTTGTAGCTGATAAGCCTGAATTAGTCCCTTGATTATTTTTACACTATTGAATGGCAAGACAATATTTTTTCCTGATTtgttttaattttcatattttcataatttattatattaagcACATCTCATTTTAGTGAGGTTCATGCTTCATGATAACTTTGCATGAACTAAAAGAAATTTAAGAAAAGGGtccaaatttaaaataaaattataagattaagATAAAAACTCCAAAAGATTAACTAATTTTGCAGACATTTGATACCAGTAAAACAGTTAATTTGATCCTCCATCTAAGAGTGCCTCAGTTCCTATGCCACAGTATTTCAGAACAATACAAAAATCAGAATAGATAATATTGCCAACAATCAGGATATTCAAGACTTCATGTTTATGTCCACagaacattagaaaattttatgtGGTCAATCTTTGATAAGGTACCTCAAATCTCTCACTTCAAAATGCTGTGAAAATGCTGCTAGATCAGATATCTGTTTGACCGATAAAGTAGCGCCTGCAGCTCGGTTGAAAGAAGCCGCTAACTCTTCTTTTAGGACAGTAAGTCTTAATTCCATTGCTCGCAACAATTCATTCCTGCCGATTCATCGAATTAGATAAGCTAAGCTTATTTCAAAATATATGTGTGATGGATGACAGAAAGAGACGGAAAATACTTTGTCACATCTGATGACCCTGTCTCAACTTTTATCTGTAGATAATTCAGCAAGGAAATACATTAGTGCCACCCTATAAATTGAAATATCAAACAAAGATGAGAAATGATCCCCTGCAAAAACAGGGAAAGAAGCAAAGAAAAAGAAGTTACATTTTGTGTTGATCCAACATTTTTCAAGTGGCCACCTGTCAGCATGGAGAAAACTGGAATTTTAGATGACTTCAAAGTataataatgctggaagaattgaagaaaagagaagcaaaagttctCCAGAGCTGATATATTCAATTCATGAAAATTTATCAGCATGTTAGATACAAACTGTTTCATGCACACTTTAAATAGTatatacttacaaaaaaaaatctgaacaTAAACAAAAACATGGTAATGGTCAACTGGAAGATTGTTGGCATACAAACAGAAGAAACAATCAATTCAAATTCATCACAGAATTGGGAAAAGCTTTTGCCTCTTCAAAACAACAAATTTTGTTAAGTGGATGTGTTTATCACAATTTCTTCAAACAGTACAATAAGGTGGAATCATTATTCATATTTTCTTAAAAAGGCATTAAAGTATAAGACTTGCGCAACATTGTAAGAAGCTAAGTCCTGCAACCACAGTACAA from Musa acuminata AAA Group cultivar baxijiao chromosome BXJ1-3, Cavendish_Baxijiao_AAA, whole genome shotgun sequence encodes the following:
- the LOC135582742 gene encoding uncharacterized protein LOC135582742 isoform X2, translating into MHCLIMQSSRFHQLKTALHLCCSYEALICNDGKIEKLACGPLDQLTLHLPQVKGFQSNSSGSSFKLDLSKSFKGSSWFTKFTLARFLHIVNYPDAIRSANAILNEMSQLEDTRRFHLTHYSKDHPGHSGGITSGGHLKNVGSTQNIKVETGSSDVTKNELLRAMELRLTVLKEELAASFNRAAGATLSVKQISDLAAFSQHFEVRDLRDPLSKYLSLIQEDQVVELSVEKMISDDTRKDSEVVAEEIHPSSPESGKAKPLHVGISPAKIAQAERQSSIEGDSSESSDEDQTITERSRPIMRSVTPRRSASPMRRIQIGRSGSRRSTALTIKSLSYYPARERITLNRDVDDNNSGDEEAHQPVKKPENTVRRMSVQEAISLFESKQKDQNLDVQKRRASGEVSLSTNKVVLRRWSSGMSDSLTCSQENASEDVSPNNHADLVPEAGDNIATDVMVESNISPGNLNATASETAQITESSETEIMISPSKDSPAELVTSQAEEVDDKATMSAEWSRQKEEELNQMLMKMMESRTGKYRGTKSGSSGSLSTSNEQRGGFYSQYKEKRDEKLRAGNVKKHSSMEAQLKVLQETLKPSKAEAASKSGVAIKKLDSPSNSQRPRRNSSPPVLHKNEVSKTAAPRKASPKSSPVPTTRGSWSSGPLQKASGNQPAKSSPRVSSANNTLSRRKFQSTSPTSPSPKTERPLRQPKGKPEAKTDAKPTIKSQGEKKPKTTTNTNKSVKTKAQSASGDDSGSAAAKPSFYNKVTKKSSVVPLEAKPFLKKGTGIGSGVGPVINKTRVTQSDNSSKKSDSTSQAEEKEPAPETIETTAKVLEVDLAQQANDVDANLVTSLDNDLNLEKTENMDQSLAEVDDGLKNSVELPVAEIQPDEDISISSAAWVEVEHQEVSAAYETGLSKVSVSTALEPPLLSSPRVRHSLSQMLQADNNEPDIIEWGNAENPPALIYHKDAPKGLKRLLKFARKSKGEANVTGWASPSVFSEGEDDTEDSKAANKNLDQSRKTALQARKSMLGEGLHDGSSSKRTMEYHGVHNALAGSEKFQKGQVSSTTTSTKAARSFFSLSTFRSSKSNETKPR
- the LOC135582742 gene encoding COP1-interacting protein 7-like isoform X1, which gives rise to MEGEIGVDALLDYAIFQISSTQNSYEALICNDGKIEKLACGPLDQLTLHLPQVKGFQSNSSGSSFKLDLSKSFKGSSWFTKFTLARFLHIVNYPDAIRSANAILNEMSQLEDTRRFHLTHYSKDHPGHSGGITSGGHLKNVGSTQNIKVETGSSDVTKNELLRAMELRLTVLKEELAASFNRAAGATLSVKQISDLAAFSQHFEVRDLRDPLSKYLSLIQEDQVVELSVEKMISDDTRKDSEVVAEEIHPSSPESGKAKPLHVGISPAKIAQAERQSSIEGDSSESSDEDQTITERSRPIMRSVTPRRSASPMRRIQIGRSGSRRSTALTIKSLSYYPARERITLNRDVDDNNSGDEEAHQPVKKPENTVRRMSVQEAISLFESKQKDQNLDVQKRRASGEVSLSTNKVVLRRWSSGMSDSLTCSQENASEDVSPNNHADLVPEAGDNIATDVMVESNISPGNLNATASETAQITESSETEIMISPSKDSPAELVTSQAEEVDDKATMSAEWSRQKEEELNQMLMKMMESRTGKYRGTKSGSSGSLSTSNEQRGGFYSQYKEKRDEKLRAGNVKKHSSMEAQLKVLQETLKPSKAEAASKSGVAIKKLDSPSNSQRPRRNSSPPVLHKNEVSKTAAPRKASPKSSPVPTTRGSWSSGPLQKASGNQPAKSSPRVSSANNTLSRRKFQSTSPTSPSPKTERPLRQPKGKPEAKTDAKPTIKSQGEKKPKTTTNTNKSVKTKAQSASGDDSGSAAAKPSFYNKVTKKSSVVPLEAKPFLKKGTGIGSGVGPVINKTRVTQSDNSSKKSDSTSQAEEKEPAPETIETTAKVLEVDLAQQANDVDANLVTSLDNDLNLEKTENMDQSLAEVDDGLKNSVELPVAEIQPDEDISISSAAWVEVEHQEVSAAYETGLSKVSVSTALEPPLLSSPRVRHSLSQMLQADNNEPDIIEWGNAENPPALIYHKDAPKGLKRLLKFARKSKGEANVTGWASPSVFSEGEDDTEDSKAANKNLDQSRKTALQARKSMLGEGLHDGSSSKRTMEYHGVHNALAGSEKFQKGQVSSTTTSTKAARSFFSLSTFRSSKSNETKPR
- the LOC135582742 gene encoding COP1-interacting protein 7-like isoform X3, with translation MEGEIGVDALLDYAIFQISSTQNSYEALICNDGKIEKLACGPLDQLTLHLPQVKGFQSNSSGSSFKLDLSKSFKGSSWFTKFTLARFLHIVNYPDAIRSANAILNEMSQLEDTRRFHLTHYSKDHPGHSGGITSGGHLKNVGSTQNIKVETGSSDVTKNELLRAMELRLTVLKEELAASFNRAAGATLSVKQISDLAAFSQHFEVRDLRDPLSKYLSLIQEDQVVELSVEKMISDDTRKDSEVVAEEIHPSSPESGKAKPLHVGISPAKIAQAERQSSIEGDSSESSDEDQTITERSRPIMRSVTPRRSASPMRRIQIGRSGSRRSTALTIKSLSYYPARERITLNRDVDDNNSGDEEAHQPVKKPENTVRRMSVQEAISLFESKQKDQNLDVQKRRASGEVSLSTNKVVLRRWSSGMSDSLTCSQENASEDVSPNNHADLVPEAGDNIATDVMVESNISPGNLNATASETAQITESSETEIMISPSKDSPAELVTSQAEEVDDKATMSAEWSRQKEEELNQMLMKMMESRTGKYRGTKSGSSGSLSTSNEQRGGFYSQYKEKRDEKLRAGNVKKHSSMEAQLKVLQETLKPSKAEAASKSGVAIKKLDSPSNSQRPRRNSSPPVLHKNEVSKTAAPRKASPKSSPVPTTRGSWSSGPLQKASGNQPAKSSPRVSSANNTLSRRKFQSTSPTSPSPKTERPLRQPKGKPEAKTDAKPTIKSQGEKKPKTTTNTNKSVKTKAQSASGDDSGSAAAKPSFYNKVTKKSSVVPLEAKPFLKKGTGIGSGVGPVINKTRVTQSDNSSKKSDSTSQAEEKEPAPETIETTAKVLEVDLAQQANDVDANLVTSLDNDLNLEKTENMDQSLAEVDDGLKNSVELPVAEIQPDEDISISSAAWVEVEHQEVSAAYETGLSKVSVSTALEPPLLSSPRVRHSLSQMLQADNNEPDIIEWGNAENPPALIYHKDAPKGLKRLLKFARKSKGEANVTGWASPSVFSEGEDDTEDSKAANKNLDQSRKTALQARKSMLGEGLHDGSSSKRTMEYHGVHNALAGSEKFQKGQVSSTTTSTKARSFFSLSTFRSSKSNETKPR
- the LOC135582742 gene encoding COP1-interacting protein 7-like isoform X4, encoding MEGEIGVDALLDYAIFQISSTQNSYEALICNDGKIEKLACGPLDQLTLHLPQVKGFQSNSSGSSFKLDLSKSFKGSSWFTKFTLARFLHIVNYPDAIRSANAILNEMSQLEDTRRFHLTHYSKDHPGHSGGITSGGHLKNVGSTQNIKVETGSSDVTKNELLRAMELRLTVLKEELAASFNRAAGATLSVKQISDLAAFSQHFEVRDLRDPLSKYLSLIQEDQVVELSVEKMISDDTRKDSEVVAEEIHPSSPESGKAKPLHVGISPAKIAQAERQSSIEGDSSESSDEDQTITERSRPIMRSVTPRRSASPMRRIQIGRSGSRRSTALTIKSLSYYPARERITLNRDVDDNNSGDEEAHQPVKKPENTVRRMSVQEAISLFESKQKDQNLDVQKRRASGEVSLSTNKVVLRRWSSGMSDSLTCSQENASEDVSPNNHADLVPEAGDNIATDVMVESNISPGNLNATASETAQITESSETEIMISPSKDSPAELVTSQAEEVDDKATMSAEWSRQKEEELNQMLMKMMESRTGKYRGTKSGSSGSLSTSNEQRGGFYSQYKEKRDEKLRAGNVKKHSSMEAQLKVLQETLKPSKAEAASKSGVAIKKLDSPSNSQRPRRNSSPPVLHKNEVSKTAAPRKASPKSSPVPTTRGSWSSGPLQKASGNQPAKSSPRVSSANNTLSRRKFQSTSPTSPSPKTERPLRQPKGKPEAKTDAKPTIKSQGEKKPKTTTNTNKSVKTKAQSASGDDSGSAAAKPSFYNKVTKKSSVVPLEAKPFLKKGTGIGSGVGPVINKTRVTQSDNSSKKSDSTSQAEEKEPAPETIETTAKVLEVDLAQQANDVDANLVTSLDNDLNLEKTENMDQSLAEVDDGLKNSVELPVAEIQPDEDISISSAAWVEVEHQEVSAAYETGLSKVSVSTALEPPLLSSPRVRHSLSQMLQADNNEPDIIEWGNAENPPALIYHKDAPKGLKRLLKFARKSKGEANVTGWASPSVFSEGEDDTEDSKAANKNLDQSRKTALQARKSMLGEGLHDGSSSKRTMEYHGVHNALAGSEKFQKGQVSSTTTSTKGAANRMRRNLDSLRSHKS